The Candidatus Saganbacteria bacterium genome includes a window with the following:
- a CDS encoding PD-(D/E)XK nuclease family protein, translating into MFDRIPDSVQLHFLENGIIGYVEKKKKDLDKTWEKIKIVGDSIRSPDYRAAPAAMKCGYCPYNEICSSSAV; encoded by the coding sequence ATGTTTGACCGCATTCCTGACTCTGTTCAATTACACTTTCTAGAAAATGGAATTATAGGATATGTTGAAAAAAAAAAAAAAGACTTAGATAAAACTTGGGAGAAGATAAAGATAGTGGGGGATTCGATACGCTCGCCCGACTATAGGGCGGCGCCTGCTGCGATGAAATGCGGTTATTGTCCGTACAATGAGATATGTTCGAGTTCAGCTGTGTGA
- the pyrR gene encoding bifunctional pyr operon transcriptional regulator/uracil phosphoribosyltransferase PyrR, with the protein MTNGKEKILLDDAAVNRALSRIAHEIVEKNRGAKNIVLVGVMNRGVPLAKRIAKIIDQSEHELIPVGSLDVSLYRDDLSKKGEYITVRKSDMPFSVDDKVVILVDDVIFAGRTARAALDGLKDYGRAAKIQLVALIDRGHRELPIHPDYIGKVIPTNANEVVKVEVLEMDGADRVIIK; encoded by the coding sequence ATGACAAACGGAAAAGAAAAAATACTTTTGGATGATGCGGCAGTAAATCGAGCCTTGTCTCGTATCGCTCATGAAATAGTTGAGAAAAATAGGGGAGCTAAAAATATAGTATTAGTAGGCGTTATGAATAGAGGCGTTCCACTAGCTAAGCGCATCGCAAAAATTATTGACCAATCCGAACATGAATTAATTCCTGTTGGCTCTCTGGATGTTTCACTTTATCGCGATGATCTTTCAAAGAAAGGAGAATATATTACAGTAAGGAAATCGGATATGCCCTTCTCTGTTGATGATAAAGTGGTTATACTTGTAGACGATGTAATATTTGCCGGACGCACCGCTCGCGCCGCACTCGATGGCTTAAAAGATTATGGCCGCGCCGCAAAGATACAGTTGGTAGCGCTTATTGATCGCGGGCACAGGGAACTCCCTATTCATCCCGACTATATAGGGAAAGTTATCCCTACAAATGCAAATGAAGTTGTTAAAGTGGAAGTTTTAGAGATGGACGGCGCCGACAGGGTTATTATTAAGTAA
- a CDS encoding nucleoside deaminase — MHDKWMGEALDEARKAFKKKEVPIGCVAVKDGKIIARAHNLRETNDDPLAHAEILCLKKTAKKLGGWHLNDVTLYVTLEPCLMCAGAIIHARIRKVVFGAASPISGVSRILKKNKVKITKGILKEQCSDIVSKFFKKLRKG; from the coding sequence ATGCACGATAAATGGATGGGAGAAGCGCTCGATGAGGCTCGTAAAGCATTTAAAAAGAAAGAAGTTCCGATAGGATGCGTTGCGGTTAAAGACGGAAAAATAATCGCTCGCGCGCATAACTTAAGGGAAACAAACGACGACCCACTCGCCCACGCAGAGATCTTATGCCTGAAGAAAACCGCCAAGAAACTTGGCGGGTGGCATTTAAACGATGTGACTCTGTATGTTACGCTCGAGCCATGTCTTATGTGTGCAGGAGCGATCATTCATGCTAGAATAAGAAAAGTCGTGTTTGGGGCAGCATCTCCAATAAGCGGTGTCTCGAGGATCTTAAAAAAGAATAAAGTTAAAATCACAAAAGGCATTCTAAAAGAACAGTGTAGCGATATAGTAAGCAAATTCTTCAAAAAATTAAGAAAAGGCTAA
- a CDS encoding ATP-dependent helicase: MPQIKTHATKKDILSGLNPEQKKAVVHKTGPLLIIAGAGTGKTTVLTRRIAYLISSKLAKPGEILALTFTDKAANEMESRVDVLVPYGYIDVALATFHAFGDRVLRDYAINLGLRPDYRILSHADQIVFFREHWHDFPLKHFKSLSDPVRHIEALIKIISRAKDEDISPEEYLKWARREMRDARCDETEKQLEIAHIYKKYQYLKMEKGFVDFGDQVNLVLKLFREHPAVLKKFQDRYKFILVDEFQDTNLAQFELLKLLAKKNNNITVVGDDDQSIYKFRGAAISNILQFEKVYKKCKKVVLVSNYRSTQLILDTSYRLIKHNNPDRLEVRSKIDKKLISALEPANKLRGSNEFRNRGVQPQVPLLKKVKHLHFDSVLSEADWVAKYIKEKFDAGEYNLKDFAILVRSNSTAKPFCQSLNLLGIPYLFSGGGGLYVLPEVKLSVSFLRVIGDLSDNISLYDLAISPVYRLSPLDMQKIGTYIKRRNATIHNVFSTIDQVRLQGSESSVLSDISDGSIIIIKKIMEDVSWYLEFSKDHTTGEVLYQFLKRSKYLESLTAVESLENDAKLRNIAKFFNKVREFHEIVEIDRVSEFVKYLNLLKDAGEDPEASQPDSDIDAVSVLTIHKAKGLEFPVVFMVSLVSEKFPTRARSEVIELPQTLIKEYVPTGDVHLQEERRLFYVGMTRAKSELFLTSAVDYGGKRERKVSQFVMESLDLPKADVAPQKKKPIDQIELFAPQETALFPIKKIVDDEILSLSYYPIDDYLTCPLTYYSSKLNSQKFSEKGLIDVFLNNWSSEGFISRQHEEARLAGGKDALKRFFKEQKRSKADVMFVEEEFKIIRDRIQIKGRWDLVLENRISHPAFRISIVDFKSTEVKTQEDADKRAKESIQLSI, encoded by the coding sequence GTGCCGCAAATAAAAACCCACGCAACAAAAAAAGATATACTTTCAGGCTTAAATCCCGAACAAAAAAAGGCTGTTGTCCACAAAACTGGACCTCTATTGATCATCGCTGGCGCAGGTACTGGCAAAACAACAGTCTTAACCCGCAGAATTGCATATCTTATATCATCTAAGTTGGCAAAACCAGGAGAGATCCTTGCCTTAACCTTTACCGATAAAGCCGCAAACGAAATGGAGAGCCGCGTTGACGTATTGGTGCCTTATGGTTATATAGATGTGGCTCTCGCGACATTCCATGCGTTTGGTGATAGAGTGTTGCGGGATTATGCGATCAATTTAGGCTTGCGGCCTGATTATAGAATATTGTCTCACGCCGACCAAATAGTGTTTTTCCGCGAACATTGGCATGATTTCCCATTAAAACACTTTAAATCACTAAGCGATCCAGTTAGACATATAGAGGCCCTTATTAAAATTATTTCTCGAGCGAAAGATGAGGACATATCTCCTGAAGAGTATCTTAAATGGGCGAGACGCGAGATGCGAGACGCGAGATGCGATGAGACAGAAAAACAACTTGAGATCGCCCATATCTACAAGAAATACCAATATCTTAAAATGGAGAAGGGGTTTGTTGATTTTGGGGATCAAGTGAACCTTGTTCTTAAGCTTTTTCGCGAACACCCGGCTGTGCTTAAAAAATTCCAAGATAGATATAAGTTTATTCTGGTTGATGAGTTTCAAGATACAAATCTTGCACAATTTGAATTGCTTAAACTTTTAGCTAAAAAAAATAATAATATCACGGTTGTAGGCGATGATGACCAATCGATCTATAAGTTCCGCGGGGCAGCTATTTCAAATATCTTGCAGTTTGAAAAAGTATATAAGAAATGCAAAAAAGTTGTATTGGTTTCAAATTACCGGTCAACCCAACTTATACTTGATACGTCATATCGTTTAATTAAGCATAACAATCCCGATCGTCTTGAAGTAAGAAGCAAGATAGACAAAAAATTGATATCGGCATTGGAACCTGCGAATAAACTTCGCGGTTCCAATGAATTTAGGAACCGAGGCGTTCAGCCTCAGGTTCCTCTTTTAAAGAAAGTTAAGCATCTTCACTTTGATTCGGTCCTATCCGAAGCCGATTGGGTGGCGAAGTATATAAAAGAAAAATTCGATGCAGGAGAGTATAATCTTAAAGATTTCGCGATACTTGTCAGGTCAAATTCAACCGCAAAGCCGTTCTGCCAATCTTTGAATTTATTGGGTATCCCATATTTATTTTCCGGCGGGGGAGGGCTATATGTTCTTCCTGAAGTTAAGCTTTCCGTTTCATTTCTTCGAGTTATAGGCGACCTGTCCGATAATATCTCGCTATACGACCTGGCAATCTCTCCAGTTTATCGATTAAGCCCGCTTGATATGCAAAAAATAGGAACTTATATAAAAAGAAGAAATGCGACTATCCATAATGTCTTTTCAACTATCGATCAGGTAAGGCTTCAAGGCTCGGAGAGTTCGGTCCTGTCGGATATAAGCGATGGATCGATAATAATCATCAAAAAGATCATGGAAGACGTCTCTTGGTATCTTGAATTTTCAAAAGACCATACAACGGGCGAAGTTCTGTATCAATTCTTAAAAAGATCAAAGTATTTGGAATCTTTAACAGCGGTTGAATCACTGGAAAACGATGCGAAGCTGCGAAATATCGCCAAGTTCTTTAATAAAGTCCGCGAATTTCATGAAATAGTCGAGATCGATCGTGTTTCAGAGTTCGTAAAATATCTTAATTTGTTAAAAGACGCGGGAGAAGATCCCGAAGCGTCGCAACCAGATTCCGACATCGATGCCGTAAGCGTCCTAACTATCCACAAGGCAAAGGGCTTGGAATTTCCGGTAGTATTTATGGTGTCATTGGTCTCAGAAAAATTTCCGACTCGAGCCAGATCCGAAGTCATAGAACTCCCACAAACTCTTATCAAAGAATATGTCCCGACTGGCGATGTTCACCTGCAAGAAGAGAGGCGACTGTTTTATGTCGGAATGACCCGCGCGAAGTCCGAATTGTTTTTGACATCGGCTGTCGATTACGGCGGTAAGCGCGAACGCAAGGTTTCTCAATTTGTCATGGAGTCACTTGACCTTCCCAAAGCCGATGTTGCGCCCCAAAAGAAAAAGCCGATCGACCAGATCGAATTGTTCGCGCCGCAAGAGACCGCACTATTTCCAATTAAAAAGATCGTCGACGATGAAATTTTGTCTCTTTCATATTATCCGATAGATGATTATCTAACTTGTCCGCTAACATATTATTCTTCGAAATTGAATTCCCAAAAGTTCTCCGAGAAAGGTCTAATTGATGTTTTCTTGAATAATTGGAGCTCCGAGGGCTTTATATCAAGACAGCATGAAGAGGCGAGGCTTGCGGGCGGGAAAGATGCTCTTAAACGATTCTTTAAAGAACAGAAAAGATCAAAAGCCGATGTTATGTTCGTTGAGGAAGAATTTAAAATAATTAGGGATCGCATTCAAATAAAAGGTCGATGGGACTTAGTGCTCGAAAATCGCATTTCGCATCCAGCGTTCCGCATCTCGATCGTTGATTTTAAATCGACCGAAGTTAAAACGCAAGAAGATGCGGATAAGCGAGCTAAAGAAAGCATACAGCTGTCTATTTAG
- a CDS encoding phosphoglucomutase/phosphomannomutase family protein — translation MIKFGTDGWRAIISDEFTFDNVRRVAKAIALYLINNKKADKPIIIGYDPRFLADKFAYEVAKVMEEAGIDVFIPDRDVPTPVIAWSIKYIKPTGACGAVMLTASHNPPQYCGIKFIPEYQGPANETITKELAENSNSEIELPKPDKKGKIEHFNPRASYFEYLEKIIDVDAIRAANLKVAYDPMFGSGRDYTDMLLEKCGCKVEAIHNYRDVLFGGSNPEPSDEQLGELKRKVVQIGSNLGLANDGDADRFGVVDEAGDCYSANQIISMVFDYLAADKKYTGSVAKSIATTSMIDVIAKQHNIKLHETKVGFKYIAEHMMNEDVIIGGEESGGLSIKGHIPEKDGVLACLLVVEMVARKEKALSQIWKDLTKKYGPFEGRRGKIELDENKKQKLIETLKNNPPSSIDGLKVAGVKKIDGVKMILEDGSWFLIRPSGTEPMVRIYAESCSKKSLDAIDNYLKTLV, via the coding sequence ATGATCAAGTTTGGAACAGACGGTTGGCGGGCAATAATTTCCGACGAATTCACATTCGATAATGTGCGTCGTGTCGCTAAAGCCATCGCACTATATTTAATTAATAATAAAAAAGCGGACAAACCTATTATTATCGGGTACGATCCTCGATTTTTAGCCGATAAATTCGCATATGAAGTCGCAAAAGTCATGGAAGAAGCGGGGATCGATGTCTTTATCCCCGACCGCGACGTTCCAACTCCCGTAATTGCATGGTCTATAAAATATATCAAGCCAACCGGCGCTTGCGGCGCGGTAATGTTAACAGCTTCCCATAATCCGCCTCAATATTGCGGAATTAAATTCATCCCTGAATACCAAGGCCCGGCAAACGAAACCATCACAAAAGAACTGGCGGAAAACTCAAATTCGGAGATCGAACTTCCAAAGCCCGATAAAAAAGGGAAGATAGAACATTTCAACCCGCGTGCGTCATATTTCGAATATTTGGAAAAAATAATTGATGTCGATGCGATAAGGGCCGCAAACTTGAAAGTCGCTTATGATCCCATGTTCGGTTCGGGCCGTGATTATACGGATATGCTGCTTGAAAAATGCGGATGCAAGGTGGAAGCTATCCACAATTATCGGGATGTATTGTTTGGCGGCTCTAATCCGGAGCCTTCCGACGAACAATTGGGAGAATTAAAACGGAAAGTTGTACAGATCGGATCGAATTTGGGACTCGCTAACGATGGCGATGCCGATAGGTTCGGGGTAGTCGATGAAGCAGGAGATTGCTATTCCGCAAACCAGATAATCTCAATGGTTTTCGATTATTTGGCGGCGGATAAGAAATATACCGGGTCGGTCGCCAAGTCGATCGCAACTACTTCAATGATAGATGTAATAGCAAAACAGCATAATATCAAATTACATGAGACAAAAGTCGGGTTTAAATATATTGCCGAACATATGATGAATGAAGATGTGATAATAGGCGGGGAGGAGAGCGGGGGACTTTCGATCAAAGGCCATATCCCTGAAAAAGACGGAGTGCTTGCTTGCCTCTTGGTTGTCGAAATGGTCGCGAGAAAAGAAAAGGCACTCTCACAGATATGGAAAGATCTTACAAAGAAATATGGTCCGTTCGAGGGCAGGCGCGGTAAGATCGAATTGGATGAGAATAAAAAACAAAAATTGATCGAAACCTTGAAAAATAATCCGCCATCCTCGATCGATGGATTGAAAGTGGCCGGCGTGAAAAAGATCGACGGCGTTAAAATGATCCTCGAGGATGGAAGTTGGTTTCTTATTAGGCCGTCCGGCACCGAGCCAATGGTCAGGATCTACGCCGAGTCCTGCAGCAAAAAAAGCCTCGATGCAATAGATAATTATTTGAAAACTTTGGTATAA